From Jeotgalibacillus haloalkalitolerans:
AATTGCTAGTCCAAGTCCTGTCCCTCCGGAATTTCTGCTGCGCGCTTTATCCACTCTGTAAAAGCGTTCAAAAATCCGTGAGAGCTCTTCTTTCTCCATACCAATCCCATGGTCTATAAACTGCAGCTGAATTCGATCCTCCAGCTTTTTAGATTTAACGATGACATCCTGATTGGCATAAGAGTACGTTAAAGCATTGGTCAGCAGGTTAATAAACACCTGCTTCAGTCTGTCTGCATCTCCTTCAATCATCAGAGGTTTCTGCAGGTCCAGCTGGATAGAGGCATTTTTTTGATTTGCCTTATGAGTCATCATCATAGAGACATCCTCTAAGGTTTCAGCAATATCGACCTGACCAAGCGTTAACTTGAATCCCTGCTGCTCAACTCGAGAAAGCTCCAGAAGATCCTGAATGAGCATTTGCAGCCTGTCACTTTCTTTTGCGATGATTTGAAGAAATGACTCCAGTGCACCTTTATCATTCATCGCACCATCAAGCAGTGTTTCTGTAAATCCTTTAATCGAAGTAATTGGCGTTTTTACTTCATGTGATACATTGGCCACAAAGTCTTTTCTCATCTGCTCGAGTTTTTTCAGCTCTGAGATATCATGAAACACCAGGACAATGCCCTGCCATGCACTGCGTTCACCGATAATCGGCGCACCATACACTTCAAGGTGCTTCTGAGGAAATGTCTCTTCAATCAGAATCTGTTTTCTGACGCGCTGTTCTGTTAAAAACACTTCTTCAGCAAGCGCATTGACCTGCTGGTTTTTAAAAACGTCCACATAGCTTTCATTTAGGACGTCTTCTATTTTCGAATGAAAGAAAGTGAGGAATGGCCGGTTAACAAGAACAATATACCCCTGCTTGTCAATCATGATCAGACCGCTACCCATGTTTTCAATCAATGTTTTTAACCGATCCTGCTGGACAGACTGCTCACTGACCATTTCCTGAAGGTTTCTTGCAAGAATGTTAATCGCAT
This genomic window contains:
- the pnpS gene encoding two-component system histidine kinase PnpS → MRLTSFKGRLLFALITLIVLVLVGLGIIIGELVKSYYLNALHSRIEKEMNIVINQTEREPSFNELRSELFDELSEVLETRITILNEDTEMVYDSGQTVSDIDHEMMLDEIDNSLPGPSNGIVRFPADTDDTNFYYISNVETGSESGYVVLAASFDNLENVYRQIWLILAITLGAALGMIIYIGARITNQYTKPIESATEVAIQLAKGNYKARTFEDRADETGMLSNAINILARNLQEMVSEQSVQQDRLKTLIENMGSGLIMIDKQGYIVLVNRPFLTFFHSKIEDVLNESYVDVFKNQQVNALAEEVFLTEQRVRKQILIEETFPQKHLEVYGAPIIGERSAWQGIVLVFHDISELKKLEQMRKDFVANVSHEVKTPITSIKGFTETLLDGAMNDKGALESFLQIIAKESDRLQMLIQDLLELSRVEQQGFKLTLGQVDIAETLEDVSMMMTHKANQKNASIQLDLQKPLMIEGDADRLKQVFINLLTNALTYSYANQDVIVKSKKLEDRIQLQFIDHGIGMEKEELSRIFERFYRVDKARSRNSGGTGLGLAIVKHIIEVHNGEITVDSEPEKGTVFTITLPLKVNK